From Gammaproteobacteria bacterium, the proteins below share one genomic window:
- a CDS encoding FxsA family protein, translating to MHPFTILLILFLSVPLVEIYLLIEVGGWIGVFPTIFLVVFTAVLGAWLLRWQGFSTLRRIQETTAQGGIPAVELVEGAVLIVSGALLLTPGFFTDAIGFMCLVPRLRQGAIKWALKRFFHGGSGEPTPFAGAQPRSSHRSKTIEGEYKRED from the coding sequence ATGCATCCTTTTACTATATTATTAATACTCTTCCTTAGCGTCCCATTAGTCGAAATCTATCTGCTGATTGAGGTGGGAGGATGGATAGGGGTTTTCCCCACAATATTCTTGGTGGTATTTACAGCTGTTTTAGGGGCCTGGTTGTTGCGCTGGCAAGGATTTTCTACATTGCGGCGCATCCAGGAAACCACGGCCCAAGGTGGAATTCCCGCTGTCGAGCTAGTAGAAGGGGCAGTTTTAATCGTTTCCGGTGCTTTATTGTTGACCCCCGGCTTTTTTACTGACGCCATCGGGTTTATGTGCCTAGTGCCCCGATTGCGCCAGGGTGCCATAAAGTGGGCCTTAAAGCGCTTTTTCCACGGTGGCTCGGGCGAGCCTACGCCGTTTGCCGGGGCTCAACCGCGTTCGTCTCACCGTTCTAAGACCATAGAAGGGGAGTATAAACGAGAGGATTGA
- a CDS encoding divalent-cation tolerance protein CutA, which produces MNESPTIAIITTCPDAKSAHVVADTLVKQNLAACVNIITGVTSVYRWQNQIEHSTEQLLLIKTVKANYTAVEQCILKVHPYELPEVISVPIDKGYAAYLSWIRENSRMAPETRDTTQ; this is translated from the coding sequence ATGAACGAATCGCCGACCATAGCCATTATCACTACCTGCCCGGACGCCAAAAGCGCCCATGTGGTCGCCGATACTCTGGTAAAACAAAACCTTGCAGCCTGTGTGAATATTATCACCGGAGTAACATCAGTATACCGCTGGCAGAATCAGATTGAACACAGCACCGAACAATTACTGCTGATTAAAACGGTGAAAGCAAACTATACGGCGGTGGAACAATGCATTCTTAAGGTTCACCCTTATGAACTTCCTGAAGTCATCAGTGTCCCCATAGACAAGGGTTATGCCGCCTACTTGTCCTGGATCAGAGAAAATAGTCGGATGGCTCCAGAAACCCGCGACACCACTCAGTAA
- the groL gene encoding chaperonin GroEL (60 kDa chaperone family; promotes refolding of misfolded polypeptides especially under stressful conditions; forms two stacked rings of heptamers to form a barrel-shaped 14mer; ends can be capped by GroES; misfolded proteins enter the barrel where they are refolded when GroES binds) translates to MTAKEVKFSDKARHRMVAGVNVLANAVKVTLGPKGRNVVLEKSFGAPTITKDGVSVAKEIELEDRFENMGAQMVKEVSSQTSDVAGDGTTTATVLAQSILAEGMKAVAAGMNPMDLKRGIDRAVQEAVKALQEMSKPCADDNAIAQVGTISANADESIGRIIADAMGKVGKEGVITVEEGSGLDNELDVVEGMQFDRGYLSPYFINNQDSMSAELENPAILVFDKKISNIRDLLPVLEAVAKASKPLLIIAEDVEGEALATLVVNNMRGIVKVAAVKAPGFGDRRKAMLEDIAVLTGGTVISEEVGLSLEKVTLDDLGTAKRISITKENTTVIDGAGQAADIEARVNQIRAQIEEASSDYDKEKLQERVAKLAGGVAVIKVGAATEMEMKEKKARVEDALHATRAAVEEGVVPGGGVALVRAQQIIQDLRIENHDQDVGVKIARRAMEEPLRQIVANAGGEPSVVLNKVAEGEGNFGFNAATDEFGDMVAMGILDPTKVTRTALQNAASVAGLMITTEAMVAELPKDEAPAAPDMGGMGGMGGMM, encoded by the coding sequence ATGACTGCTAAAGAAGTTAAATTTAGTGATAAAGCCCGCCACCGTATGGTTGCCGGTGTGAATGTTCTTGCCAACGCCGTAAAAGTAACTTTAGGTCCCAAAGGCCGTAACGTAGTACTGGAAAAAAGCTTCGGTGCTCCCACCATCACCAAAGACGGTGTTTCTGTAGCCAAGGAAATCGAGCTGGAAGACCGTTTTGAAAACATGGGTGCACAAATGGTGAAGGAAGTTTCTTCCCAGACTTCCGATGTGGCCGGTGACGGTACCACCACTGCGACCGTATTGGCGCAATCCATTCTGGCTGAAGGTATGAAAGCCGTTGCTGCCGGTATGAACCCTATGGATCTGAAACGTGGTATTGACCGAGCTGTACAGGAAGCGGTCAAAGCATTACAGGAAATGTCCAAGCCATGCGCTGATGACAATGCCATTGCTCAAGTAGGCACTATTTCCGCTAATGCTGATGAAAGCATTGGTCGAATCATCGCTGACGCTATGGGTAAAGTAGGTAAGGAAGGGGTTATCACGGTGGAAGAAGGTTCCGGCCTGGATAACGAGCTTGACGTTGTGGAAGGTATGCAATTTGATCGCGGTTACCTGTCACCCTATTTCATCAATAACCAAGACAGCATGAGTGCAGAGCTGGAGAATCCGGCAATTTTGGTTTTCGACAAAAAGATTTCCAACATCCGCGATTTATTGCCGGTATTGGAAGCGGTTGCAAAAGCCAGTAAACCCTTGTTGATTATCGCTGAAGATGTGGAAGGTGAAGCGCTGGCCACTTTGGTTGTGAATAATATGCGTGGAATCGTAAAAGTCGCTGCCGTAAAAGCCCCTGGTTTCGGTGACCGCCGTAAAGCGATGCTGGAAGACATTGCCGTGTTGACCGGTGGTACGGTGATTTCCGAAGAGGTAGGTCTTTCTCTGGAAAAAGTCACTTTGGACGACCTGGGTACGGCTAAACGTATATCCATCACCAAAGAAAATACCACGGTTATCGACGGTGCCGGTCAAGCTGCCGATATTGAAGCCCGGGTTAATCAAATCCGTGCTCAAATCGAGGAAGCCAGCTCTGATTACGACAAGGAAAAATTGCAAGAGCGTGTTGCCAAACTGGCGGGCGGTGTTGCCGTTATCAAAGTGGGTGCGGCCACTGAAATGGAAATGAAAGAGAAAAAAGCCCGCGTAGAAGATGCTCTGCACGCCACTCGAGCTGCCGTGGAAGAAGGTGTTGTTCCTGGCGGTGGTGTGGCGCTGGTACGTGCTCAGCAAATCATCCAGGATCTGAGAATTGAAAACCACGATCAGGATGTGGGTGTGAAAATCGCACGCCGTGCTATGGAAGAGCCTTTGCGTCAAATCGTGGCCAATGCCGGGGGAGAACCCTCTGTCGTGTTGAACAAGGTTGCCGAAGGTGAAGGTAATTTTGGTTTCAATGCTGCCACCGATGAGTTTGGTGATATGGTGGCCATGGGTATTTTGGATCCAACCAAGGTAACCCGTACTGCGTTGCAAAATGCTGCTTCTGTTGCCGGTTTAATGATCACTACCGAAGCCATGGTGGCAGAACTGCCTAAAGATGAGGCTCCTGCTGCACCGGACATGGGTGGTATGGGTGGCATGGGCGGCATGATGTAA
- a CDS encoding co-chaperone GroES — MNIRPLHDRVIVRRMEEELTSAGGIVIPGSAAEKPDQGEVVAVGKGKLLDNGEVRPLDVKVGDRVLFNKYGGTAVKVDGEELLVMREEDITGVIEG, encoded by the coding sequence ATGAATATTCGTCCTTTGCATGATCGTGTCATCGTTCGTCGCATGGAAGAAGAGCTTACTTCCGCTGGGGGGATTGTTATCCCGGGTTCAGCTGCGGAGAAACCCGACCAAGGTGAGGTGGTTGCCGTAGGTAAGGGCAAGTTGCTTGATAACGGTGAAGTTCGTCCTCTGGATGTGAAAGTCGGCGATCGGGTCTTGTTTAATAAATACGGCGGTACCGCAGTGAAAGTTGACGGTGAAGAGCTGTTGGTGATGCGCGAAGAAGACATTACCGGGGTAATCGAGGGCTAA